Proteins from a genomic interval of Ensifer canadensis:
- a CDS encoding nuclear transport factor 2 family protein — protein MIATDLSDLFDAFNRHDIDGVMSFFAEDCVFNTVAGSEAHGTRVEGTEQIATAFSSVWQTMPDAHWAHHSHFVHGDRAVSEWTFSGTNADGSRIEAEGCDLFTLRDGKIVRKQAFRKNRPLIAAPFRY, from the coding sequence ATGATCGCGACCGACCTCTCCGACCTCTTCGACGCCTTCAACCGGCACGACATCGACGGCGTCATGTCCTTCTTCGCCGAAGACTGCGTCTTCAACACGGTGGCCGGCAGCGAAGCGCACGGCACCCGGGTCGAGGGCACTGAGCAGATCGCGACCGCCTTCAGCAGCGTGTGGCAGACGATGCCGGACGCTCACTGGGCCCACCACAGCCATTTCGTCCATGGAGACCGGGCCGTATCGGAATGGACGTTCTCCGGCACGAACGCCGACGGCAGCCGCATCGAGGCCGAAGGCTGCGACCTCTTCACGCTCCGTGACGGCAAGATCGTCCGCAAGCAGGCCTTTCGCAAGAACCGGCCGCTG
- a CDS encoding ABC transporter permease subunit — MLERVTKAKPVKPGRIYGAPGEGMSGHISLLTALTLVALWLLVTEMQWVRPLFLPSPLAVWDKFVIALTEGVSNSTLAQHTLASLGRVLGAFALALVTAVPIGILMGVNRVMRGLFDPIIEFYRPLPPLAYLPLIIIWLGIGEFPKVFLIFLAIFAPMAIAARAGVRSVSIEQIHAAYAMGASRRQVISHVILKAALPEIFTGMRIGIGVGWTTLVAAEMVAAHRGLGFMVLNAAEFLASDTVIMGIIVIGVFAFAFDLLIRRLEKALIPWKGKV, encoded by the coding sequence ATGCTTGAGCGCGTGACGAAAGCCAAGCCGGTCAAGCCGGGCCGGATCTACGGCGCCCCCGGCGAGGGCATGAGCGGACATATCAGCCTGCTGACGGCGCTGACCCTGGTGGCGCTCTGGCTGCTGGTCACCGAGATGCAATGGGTACGGCCGCTGTTTTTGCCATCGCCGCTTGCGGTCTGGGACAAGTTCGTGATCGCGCTGACGGAGGGCGTCTCCAATTCGACCCTCGCCCAGCATACGCTGGCAAGTCTCGGTCGCGTGCTCGGGGCCTTCGCGCTAGCCCTTGTCACCGCGGTTCCGATCGGCATCCTCATGGGCGTGAACCGGGTGATGCGCGGGCTGTTTGATCCGATCATCGAGTTCTACCGCCCCTTGCCGCCACTCGCCTATCTGCCGCTGATCATCATCTGGCTCGGCATCGGCGAGTTCCCGAAGGTGTTCCTGATCTTCCTCGCGATCTTCGCGCCGATGGCAATTGCCGCCCGCGCCGGTGTCCGCTCCGTCTCGATCGAGCAGATCCATGCGGCCTATGCGATGGGCGCTAGCCGCCGTCAGGTCATCAGCCACGTCATTCTCAAGGCAGCGCTGCCGGAGATCTTCACCGGGATGCGCATCGGCATCGGCGTCGGCTGGACGACGCTGGTCGCGGCCGAAATGGTCGCTGCCCATCGGGGCCTCGGTTTCATGGTGCTCAACGCCGCCGAGTTCCTGGCTAGCGACACTGTGATCATGGGCATCATCGTCATCGGCGTCTTCGCCTTTGCCTTCGATCTCCTGATCCGGCGTCTCGAGAAGGCGCTCATTCCCTGGAAGGGCAAGGTGTGA